From one Triticum urartu cultivar G1812 chromosome 3, Tu2.1, whole genome shotgun sequence genomic stretch:
- the LOC125549376 gene encoding uncharacterized protein LOC125549376, with product MAALLRFAARKVCGHAGLERPLQGSFMAARSIAVVKEEEPRKLPWTIFHGRLRSLQWFSSTPESPYDPLTNNHKHFPVSLGTRGLEEKRQELLRLLREMDDLQAERCTMEIKKNTKLLQLLGRPPSKPWSAEDFKRHFGVYHFQDFILSLPAMACAVLHFVVISMMTIFILLSPFFLLYEYCTSTSRTGQKYKEHTLSEKDLAATKE from the exons ATGGCCGCGTTGCTTCGGTTTGCCGCGAGGAAGGTCTGCGGCCATGCCGGCCTTGAGCGGCCACTGCAGGGCAGTTTCATGGCGGCCAGGTCGATCGCCGTCGTCAAGGAGGAGGAGCCGCGGAAGCTGCCGTGGACTATTTTCCATGGCAGGCTGCGCTCACTCCAGTGGTTCAGCAGCACCCCTGAATCACCATACGATCCTCTCACCAACAATCACAAG CACTTCCCTGTGAGCCTCGGCACACGAGGATTGGAGGAGAAGCGGCAGGAGTTGCTCCGTTTGCTCCGCGAGATGGACGATCTTCAAGCTGAGAGATGCACCATGGAGATCAAGAAGAACACCAAGCTGCTCCAGTTGCTTGGGCGACCCCCTTCAAAACCATG GTCAGCTGAAGATTTCAAACGACACTTTGGCGTTTATCACTTTCAGGACTTTATACTATCCCTTCCAGCTATGGCATGTGCAGTCCTTCACTTTGTCGTTATCTCTATGATGACTATCTTTATCTTGCTTTCGCCCTTCTTCTTACTTTATGAGTACTGTACATCTACATCTAGGACCGGCCAGAAATATAAGGAGCATACACTTTCCGAGAAAGATTTAGCTGCGACCAAGGAGTAG